From Prevotella melaninogenica, the proteins below share one genomic window:
- a CDS encoding NAD(P)-dependent oxidoreductase → MKVLIATEKPFAPSAVQGITTELKNAGHEVVLLEKYTEKAELLEAVKDADAMIVRSDKVTPEVLDAAKRLKIVVRAGAGYDSIDTAYAKEKNVVVENTPGQNSNAVAELVFGLLVYAVRSFYNGKAGTELMGKKIGILAFGNVGRNVARIAKGFGMEVYAYDAFCPAEAIEAAGVHACKTQDELFQTCDVLSLHIPATPQTVKSIDYRLVNLLPKKGILINTARKEVINEEELLKLMAEREDLKFVTDIMPDADAEFKKFEGRYFSTPKKMGAQTAEANNNAGIAAAKQINAFFATGDTKFQVNK, encoded by the coding sequence ATGAAAGTTTTAATTGCAACTGAAAAACCCTTTGCACCATCTGCAGTGCAAGGTATTACAACAGAACTTAAGAATGCTGGACATGAGGTTGTTCTGCTTGAAAAATATACAGAGAAAGCTGAATTGCTTGAAGCAGTAAAAGATGCTGATGCAATGATTGTACGCTCTGATAAAGTTACACCAGAAGTACTTGACGCAGCTAAGCGGTTGAAGATAGTTGTTCGTGCAGGTGCTGGTTATGACTCTATTGATACAGCCTATGCAAAGGAGAAGAATGTTGTTGTAGAAAATACTCCGGGACAGAACTCTAATGCTGTTGCTGAACTTGTATTTGGTTTGTTGGTATATGCTGTACGTAGTTTCTATAATGGCAAGGCAGGCACCGAATTGATGGGCAAGAAAATTGGTATTCTTGCTTTCGGTAATGTTGGTCGTAATGTAGCTCGTATCGCCAAAGGCTTTGGTATGGAAGTGTACGCATACGATGCATTCTGCCCTGCAGAGGCTATTGAAGCAGCGGGTGTTCATGCTTGTAAGACACAAGATGAATTATTCCAGACTTGTGACGTTTTGTCACTCCATATCCCTGCAACTCCACAGACCGTTAAGAGTATTGATTATCGTTTAGTTAACCTTCTCCCAAAGAAGGGTATCCTCATTAATACTGCCCGCAAGGAAGTTATCAATGAGGAGGAACTTCTGAAGTTGATGGCTGAGCGTGAAGACTTGAAGTTTGTGACTGATATTATGCCTGATGCTGATGCTGAATTCAAGAAATTTGAAGGACGTTATTTCTCTACTCCTAAGAAGATGGGTGCACAGACAGCTGAAGCTAATAATAATGCTGGTATTGCTGCAGCAAAGCAGATTAACGCTTTCTTTGCTACAGGTGATACTAAATTCCAAGTAAATAAATAA
- the serC gene encoding 3-phosphoserine/phosphohydroxythreonine transaminase — MKKYNFGAGPCILPREVIEKTANAILDFNGIGLSIAEISHRSKDFQPVMDEAMALVKEVLNVPEGYSVLFLGGGASLEFCMIPFNFLIKKAGYLNTGVWAKKAMKEAKLFGDVVEVASSADENYTYLPKNFDVPTDLDYLHITTNNTIYGTEYHKDLDVPVRLIGDMSSDIFSRPVDVSKYDCIYGGAQKNLSMAGVTFIIIKDEVLGRVQREIPTMLDYRTHIKKGSMFNTPPVVPIYTALENLRWIKANGGVEAMEKLAKERADIVYGEIDRNKLFRGTVKCEEDRSYMNICFVLNDEYAELQDEFFKFATERGMVGIKGHRDVGGFRASCYNAMTVEGCKALVETMKEFEAKH, encoded by the coding sequence ATGAAAAAGTACAATTTTGGTGCAGGTCCATGTATCCTTCCACGTGAAGTAATCGAAAAGACAGCAAATGCCATTTTAGATTTTAATGGAATTGGTCTCTCAATTGCAGAAATCAGCCATCGTTCAAAGGATTTTCAGCCAGTAATGGACGAAGCTATGGCTTTAGTAAAGGAAGTGTTAAATGTTCCAGAGGGCTATTCAGTGCTTTTCTTGGGTGGTGGTGCATCACTTGAGTTCTGCATGATTCCTTTCAACTTCTTGATAAAGAAGGCTGGTTATTTGAATACTGGTGTTTGGGCAAAGAAGGCCATGAAGGAGGCTAAGTTGTTTGGAGATGTTGTTGAAGTTGCTTCATCTGCAGATGAAAACTATACATATCTTCCAAAGAACTTCGATGTTCCTACAGACTTGGATTATTTGCACATCACTACCAATAACACAATTTATGGTACTGAATATCACAAAGATTTAGATGTACCAGTTCGTTTGATTGGTGATATGTCTTCAGATATCTTTAGCCGTCCAGTTGATGTTTCTAAGTACGACTGCATCTATGGTGGTGCACAGAAGAATCTTTCTATGGCGGGTGTGACATTCATTATTATTAAGGATGAAGTTCTTGGCCGTGTACAACGTGAAATCCCAACAATGTTGGATTATCGTACACATATCAAGAAGGGTTCTATGTTCAATACTCCTCCTGTAGTGCCAATCTATACAGCTTTAGAGAACCTTCGTTGGATTAAAGCAAATGGTGGTGTAGAAGCAATGGAGAAACTTGCTAAGGAGCGTGCTGATATTGTTTACGGTGAAATCGATCGCAATAAGTTGTTCCGTGGTACAGTTAAATGTGAGGAAGATCGCTCTTACATGAACATCTGCTTCGTTCTCAACGATGAGTATGCAGAATTGCAAGATGAGTTCTTTAAGTTCGCTACAGAAAGAGGAATGGTTGGTATCAAGGGTCACCGCGATGTTGGTGGTTTCCGTGCAAGCTGCTACAACGCAATGACAGTTGAAGGCTGCAAGGCCCTTGTTGAAACAATGAAGGAGTTTGAAGCTAAACACTAA
- a CDS encoding DEAD/DEAH box helicase produces the protein MNNNILNKLGITLNAMQEATADAVLHTGKDVVVMSPTGSGKTYAYLLPLIQRLDASSDALQAVVLVPGRELALQSANVLKDMGSGLRSMPLYGGRPTMEEHRVLRDVKPQIVFATPGRLNDHLDKANINAETIKWLVIDEFDKCLEFGFQDEMMSILCKLPNIERRILLSATESETIPNFVSMGRTVHLDYRTEDENIPNRIHLYTVTSPEKDKLEVLKKLLLSLGDKSSIVFLNYRDSVERTALFLKENGFTISWFHGGLDQREREASLYRFSNGSAPILVSTDLASRGLDIPDVDNIIHYHFPETEDSYVHRVGRTARWDKEGRTFFILGPEEHLPEYVTNEHEEYKIPETLPKPAQPRMATIYIGKGKKDKISKIDIVGFLCKKGGLKSSEIGKIDVKDRFTYVAVSRTKIKEIISLTKGEKIKGIRTVVEEVR, from the coding sequence ATGAACAATAATATTCTTAATAAACTTGGCATCACGCTCAATGCAATGCAGGAGGCTACGGCTGATGCAGTATTGCATACGGGTAAAGATGTTGTAGTGATGTCACCGACAGGTTCAGGTAAGACTTATGCTTACCTCCTACCATTAATTCAGCGCTTAGATGCTTCGTCAGATGCACTGCAGGCTGTAGTGTTGGTACCTGGACGTGAATTGGCATTGCAGTCAGCTAATGTTCTTAAGGATATGGGTAGTGGCTTACGCTCTATGCCTTTATATGGTGGACGTCCAACAATGGAAGAGCATCGTGTATTGAGAGATGTAAAACCTCAGATAGTCTTTGCAACTCCAGGACGTTTAAACGATCATCTTGATAAGGCTAATATTAATGCAGAAACGATAAAGTGGCTTGTCATTGATGAGTTTGACAAGTGTCTTGAATTTGGTTTTCAAGATGAAATGATGAGTATTCTCTGTAAGTTACCAAATATTGAAAGACGAATCCTACTTTCAGCAACAGAGTCTGAAACTATTCCTAATTTTGTATCAATGGGTAGGACCGTTCATTTGGATTATCGTACAGAAGATGAGAATATTCCTAATCGCATACATCTCTACACAGTTACAAGTCCCGAAAAGGATAAACTTGAGGTATTGAAGAAACTTCTCCTTTCTTTAGGTGACAAAAGTAGTATTGTATTCTTGAATTATCGTGACTCCGTAGAACGCACTGCTTTATTCTTAAAGGAGAATGGTTTTACAATTAGTTGGTTTCATGGTGGCTTAGACCAGCGTGAGCGTGAAGCATCTCTTTATCGTTTCTCAAATGGTTCTGCACCAATACTTGTTAGTACCGACTTGGCTTCACGTGGATTGGATATACCAGATGTTGATAATATCATACATTATCATTTCCCAGAGACAGAAGATAGCTATGTTCATAGAGTAGGGCGTACAGCACGTTGGGACAAGGAAGGAAGAACCTTCTTTATCCTTGGTCCAGAAGAACATTTGCCAGAGTATGTTACCAATGAGCATGAAGAATATAAGATTCCAGAGACTTTACCAAAACCTGCTCAGCCTCGTATGGCAACAATATATATAGGTAAAGGAAAGAAAGATAAAATCTCAAAAATAGATATTGTAGGCTTTCTTTGTAAGAAAGGAGGATTAAAGTCTTCTGAAATTGGAAAGATTGATGTGAAAGATCGTTTTACTTATGTAGCAGTTTCACGCACAAAGATTAAAGAAATAATTTCATTGACTAAAGGTGAAAAAATAAAGGGTATTCGTACCGTTGTGGAAGAGGTAAGGTGA
- a CDS encoding tetratricopeptide repeat protein, with the protein MKKLMFAALMLLSTSAAFAGDSEPLKAILKAQSYAEAAELVKANLGQLTDNAEKAKAYDKLYQLAMKKVSAEQGVQLENQTNQQMGKEGNKAVDEKGLYEAVGQAFDAAEEVVKYDNMPNAKGKVKPKYTGIADELYPLRGQLINGGIFYQGAKDDANAYKYLARYVDSADEPMFSKFDKSKDENLNEIAYFATYYAYQNKDYKKAEKYAEYAVKSKDRGKDAKQLQLAIMGAQLNSRQDSVAYADKLAGIYAQDPDNDAVLTTLTSIYSSLGMQDKAEEIVNAALAKNPNSYGALVMLGQFASQKKEYEKAADYLSKALALAKDDNAKIAINASIGQCWFYKAQDRVAAVKGVLSPAARAQFNDVYNKAISYLETAKNLDVMKEHKSSWAYPLYGCYYFVKGAQAPETLEAAAIAGVQQ; encoded by the coding sequence ATGAAGAAGTTAATGTTCGCAGCATTGATGTTACTCAGTACATCTGCTGCATTCGCTGGTGACAGCGAGCCACTGAAGGCAATCCTTAAGGCACAGAGCTACGCAGAGGCTGCTGAGCTCGTTAAGGCTAACCTCGGCCAGCTTACAGACAATGCTGAGAAGGCAAAGGCTTATGACAAGCTCTATCAACTTGCTATGAAGAAGGTAAGTGCAGAGCAGGGTGTTCAGCTTGAGAACCAGACTAACCAGCAAATGGGTAAGGAAGGTAACAAAGCTGTTGATGAGAAAGGTCTCTACGAGGCTGTAGGTCAGGCTTTCGATGCTGCTGAGGAGGTTGTTAAGTATGACAATATGCCTAACGCAAAGGGTAAGGTTAAGCCTAAGTATACAGGTATTGCTGATGAGCTCTATCCACTCCGTGGTCAGCTTATCAATGGTGGTATCTTCTATCAGGGTGCTAAGGATGATGCAAATGCTTATAAGTATCTTGCTCGTTACGTAGACTCTGCTGATGAGCCAATGTTCTCAAAGTTTGATAAGTCTAAGGATGAAAACTTGAATGAGATTGCTTATTTCGCAACTTATTATGCTTATCAGAATAAGGACTATAAGAAAGCTGAGAAATATGCTGAATACGCTGTAAAGAGTAAGGACCGTGGTAAGGATGCAAAGCAGTTGCAGTTGGCTATTATGGGTGCACAGCTTAATAGTCGCCAAGACTCTGTAGCTTATGCAGATAAGCTCGCTGGTATCTATGCTCAAGATCCTGATAATGATGCCGTATTGACAACTTTGACATCTATCTATAGCTCACTTGGTATGCAAGACAAGGCAGAGGAAATCGTAAACGCTGCCCTTGCAAAGAATCCTAACAGCTATGGTGCATTGGTAATGCTTGGTCAGTTCGCAAGCCAGAAGAAGGAATATGAGAAGGCTGCTGATTACCTTTCTAAGGCATTGGCATTGGCAAAGGATGATAATGCAAAGATTGCTATTAATGCATCTATCGGTCAGTGCTGGTTCTACAAGGCACAGGACCGTGTAGCAGCTGTGAAGGGTGTATTGTCACCAGCTGCACGTGCTCAGTTCAACGATGTTTACAATAAGGCAATTTCATACCTCGAGACAGCTAAGAATCTCGATGTTATGAAAGAGCATAAGAGTTCATGGGCTTACCCACTTTACGGTTGCTACTATTTCGTAAAGGGTGCACAAGCTCCTGAGACATTGGAAGCTGCAGCTATTGCTGGCGTTCAGCAGTAA